A genomic segment from Nicotiana sylvestris chromosome 1, ASM39365v2, whole genome shotgun sequence encodes:
- the LOC104219200 gene encoding probable serine/threonine-protein kinase PBL7: protein MENNNTGIATSPVGWKSNHSHSHHHLESQSHKIHRHNDMLPSTSILLIIIPIIIIILLIAISLLIVMLKRIQSAKDNGISSKSRSVINNSNCMFIAHSTINIHSSPEVKGGCLHGGSSGRMPQPKLRGVQVFTYKELEMSTDKFSEANVIGNGGYGVVYKGVLTDGTVAAIKVLQREGKQWERSFRLEVDLLSRLHSPYLVELLGYCADQQHRLLIFDYMPNGSLQQHLHSPQKQSKNSLNWGVRLRIALDCARALEYMHEHTTPSVIHRDFKCSNVLLDQDFRAKVSDFGLAKIGSDKINGLISTRVLGTTGYLAPEYASTGKLTTKSDVYSYGVVLLELLTGRVPIDTKRPPGEHVLVSWALPRLTNREKVVEMVDPTLEGQYTKKDLIQVAAIAAMCVQTEADYRPLMTDVVQSLIPLVKTYSSSCPSNSFRCNQTVSPRS from the exons ATGGAAAATAACAACACTGGAATTGCAACAAGCCCAGTTGGATGGAAAAGTAACCATAGCCATAGCCATCATCATTTGGAATCACAAAGTCATAAAATCCACCGACATAATGACATGCTCCCTTCTACATCTATTCTGTTGATAATAATTCCCATCATAATTATCATCTTGCTTATTGCAATATCTCTTCTCATTGTAATGCTTAAGCGCATACAGTCTGCCAAAGACAATGGGATTAGTTCAAAAAGCAGAAGTGTCATCAACAATAGCAATTGTATGTTCATTGCTCATAGTACCATTAACATCCATTCCAGCCCAG AAGTGAAGGGTGGATGTCTGCATGGAGGAAGTTCAGGGCGAATGCCACAACCTAAATTGAGAGGAGTTCAAGTATTCACTTACAAAGAGCTGGAGATGTCCACAGACAAATTTAGTGAGGCAAATGTCATCGGGAATGGAGGTTATGGGGTTGTCTACAAAGGAGTCCTCACTGATGGGACTGTGGCTGCAATTAAAGTTTTGCAGAGGGAAGGCAAACAATGGGAGCGTTCATTTAGATTAGAG GTGGATTTACTAAGTCGCTTACACTCTCCTTACTTGGTTGAACTTCTTGGATACTGCGCAGACCAACAACACAGGCTCCTAATTTTTGACTATATGCCCAATGGTTCACTGCAACAACATCTCCACAGCCCACAAAAACAATCCAAGAATTCATTAAACTGGGGAGTTAGATTGAGAATAGCTCTTGATTGTGCTAGAGCCTTGGAATACATGCATGAACACACAACCCCATCAGTCATCCACAGAGATTTCAAGTGCAGTAATGTTCTACTTGATCAAGATTTTAGAGCTAAGGTCTCTGATTTTGGGCTAGCAAAAATTGGCTCAGACAAAATCAACGGTCTAATCTCAACGCGAGTATTAGGGACCACTGGATATTTGGCCCCAGA GTATGCTTCAACAGGCAAACTTACAACAAAATCAGATGTATACAGCTACGGTGTGGTGCTTCTAGAGCTATTGACAGGCCGTGTACCAATCGATACAAAGCGACCTCCTGGAGAACATGTGCTTGTCTCATGG GCTCTTCCAAGATTGACAAACAGAGAAAAAGTAGTTGAAATGGTAGATCCAACATTAGAAGGCCAGTACACCAAGAAGGATCTAATACAG GTAGCAGCTATAGCAGCAATGTGTGTGCAAACAGAAGCAGATTATCGCCCATTAATGACGGACGTTGTTCAATCCTTAATACCTCTAGTCAAGACTTACTCTTCTTCATGTCCTTCCAATTCCTTCAGATGCAACCAAACAGTTAGTCCGAGGTCTTAG